In a single window of the Bacillus mycoides genome:
- the adhP gene encoding alcohol dehydrogenase AdhP, translating to MKAVVVNKNSKANIEVIEKELRPLHSGEALVDVEYCGVCHTDLHVANHDFGNTDGRILGHEGVGIVTKIADDVTSLKIGDRVSIAWMFQSCGRCEYCVTGRETFCREVKNAGYSVDGGMAEQCIVTADYAVKVPEGLDPAQASSITCAGVTTYKAIKVSDIKPGQPIVIYGCGGLGNLAIQYAKNVFGAKVIAVDINDDKLALAKEVGADMTINPISQGPADKIVQEEFGGAYAAVVTAVSKVAFNSAVDAVRACGKVVAVGLPVETMDLNIPRLVLDGIEVVGSLVGTRKDLEEAFMFGAEGKVVPVVQTCSLDKVQNVFEEMEQGRIQGRMVIDFKQHNCDCK from the coding sequence ATGAAAGCAGTAGTAGTTAATAAAAACAGCAAAGCAAATATTGAAGTTATTGAAAAAGAATTACGTCCGTTACACTCGGGTGAAGCGCTAGTAGATGTAGAGTATTGTGGAGTTTGCCACACTGATTTACACGTTGCGAATCATGATTTTGGAAACACCGATGGCCGCATCCTTGGTCATGAGGGTGTAGGTATTGTTACTAAAATTGCTGATGATGTTACTTCACTAAAGATAGGTGACCGTGTAAGTATTGCATGGATGTTCCAATCTTGTGGACGTTGTGAATATTGCGTAACGGGGAGAGAAACATTCTGCCGTGAAGTGAAAAATGCTGGTTATTCAGTAGATGGTGGTATGGCTGAACAATGTATTGTTACAGCTGATTATGCGGTGAAGGTACCAGAAGGATTGGATCCTGCTCAAGCATCATCAATCACATGTGCGGGCGTAACTACATATAAAGCTATAAAAGTATCAGACATTAAACCTGGTCAACCTATCGTAATCTATGGTTGTGGTGGATTAGGTAACCTAGCTATTCAATATGCTAAAAACGTATTTGGTGCAAAGGTAATTGCAGTAGATATCAATGACGACAAATTAGCCTTAGCAAAAGAAGTTGGTGCTGATATGACTATCAATCCGATTTCTCAAGGTCCTGCTGATAAAATTGTGCAAGAGGAGTTTGGTGGTGCTTATGCTGCTGTAGTAACAGCAGTTTCTAAAGTAGCATTCAACTCAGCAGTTGATGCAGTACGTGCTTGCGGTAAAGTAGTTGCGGTAGGTTTACCAGTAGAAACTATGGATTTAAACATTCCACGACTTGTATTAGACGGGATTGAAGTAGTTGGTTCTCTAGTTGGTACTCGTAAGGATCTGGAGGAGGCATTTATGTTCGGCGCAGAAGGAAAAGTAGTGCCAGTTGTTCAAACGTGTTCTCTAGATAAAGTACAAAATGTATTCGAAGAAATGGAACAAGGTAGAATTCAAGGACGTATGGTAATCGATTTTAAACAGCATAATTGTGATTGTAAATAA
- a CDS encoding MurR/RpiR family transcriptional regulator, protein MPGTKSGIGKIQASLNGLSPKLRSIAEHILKHPQDVVHKSITELAEVTNSSEATIFRLCKHLGFQGFQDLKITLAREIVHTPMQNIHEEVSVEDNIVTVAKKVFHSHITGLQDTLHLLNDNALEQAVSALNEAKRIEFYGNGGSGIIAMDAYHKFMRTGISCIAHTDSHFQIMGAGLLTKEAVVIAISHSGSNKGLLEALEVAKARGAKIIAITSYQKSALSQLAHITLYTSTRETEFRTEASSSRLAQLSLLDTLYVGLSLQRQEETLQNLQSIRETISMKRI, encoded by the coding sequence ATGCCTGGTACAAAAAGTGGGATTGGAAAGATTCAGGCTTCGTTAAATGGTTTATCACCGAAATTACGAAGTATTGCCGAACATATTTTGAAACATCCACAAGATGTTGTACATAAATCGATTACGGAATTAGCGGAAGTTACGAATAGTTCCGAAGCAACGATATTCCGCTTATGCAAACACTTAGGTTTTCAAGGGTTCCAAGACTTGAAAATTACATTAGCTCGTGAGATTGTACATACCCCGATGCAAAATATTCATGAGGAAGTATCGGTAGAAGATAATATTGTCACTGTTGCTAAAAAAGTTTTTCATTCACATATTACAGGACTGCAAGATACATTACATTTGTTAAACGATAACGCGTTGGAACAGGCAGTAAGTGCGCTGAATGAAGCGAAAAGAATTGAGTTTTATGGAAATGGTGGTTCAGGTATTATTGCGATGGATGCTTATCATAAGTTTATGAGAACGGGTATTTCTTGTATTGCTCATACGGATTCACATTTCCAAATTATGGGAGCTGGCTTGTTGACAAAAGAAGCGGTGGTCATTGCAATTTCTCATTCAGGCAGTAATAAAGGTTTACTTGAAGCGTTAGAAGTAGCGAAAGCAAGAGGGGCCAAAATTATTGCGATTACGAGCTATCAAAAATCGGCATTAAGCCAACTTGCTCATATAACATTATATACTTCGACGCGTGAGACAGAATTTCGTACAGAAGCAAGTTCGTCACGATTAGCGCAGCTTAGTTTATTAGATACTTTGTATGTGGGATTGTCATTGCAGCGACAAGAGGAAACACTACAAAATTTACAAAGTATACGTGAAACTATTTCGATGAAGCGAATATAA
- a CDS encoding response regulator, translating into MKIKLLLVEDHHIVRRGLVFFLKTREEFEIIGEAANGEEALTFVQAERPDVVLMDLSMPKMDGIEATKRIKQYDETIKILMLSSFSEQDYVLPALEAGADGYQLKEVQPDQLVASIVAVYQGNANFHPKVTPALLGRSAVKKEKENPFSMLTKREQEVLREIAKGRSNKEIAAELHITEQTVKTHVSNVLAKLEVDDRTQAALYAVKHGEN; encoded by the coding sequence GTGAAAATTAAATTATTACTTGTAGAAGATCATCATATCGTTCGAAGGGGACTCGTATTCTTTTTGAAGACGAGAGAAGAATTTGAAATTATTGGGGAAGCAGCAAATGGTGAAGAAGCATTAACATTCGTCCAAGCAGAAAGGCCAGATGTAGTATTAATGGATTTATCAATGCCGAAAATGGATGGTATTGAAGCGACAAAACGTATAAAACAATACGATGAGACAATAAAAATTCTTATGCTCAGTAGTTTTTCAGAACAAGATTACGTTTTACCAGCATTAGAAGCTGGGGCAGATGGTTATCAATTAAAAGAAGTGCAGCCAGATCAACTCGTTGCGTCAATCGTTGCGGTATATCAAGGAAATGCAAATTTTCACCCGAAAGTAACACCAGCACTATTAGGACGATCAGCAGTCAAGAAAGAAAAAGAGAATCCTTTTTCTATGTTAACAAAAAGGGAGCAAGAAGTACTTCGTGAAATTGCGAAGGGAAGAAGCAATAAGGAGATTGCAGCAGAACTTCATATTACAGAACAAACTGTGAAAACACACGTTTCTAACGTATTGGCTAAATTGGAAGTAGATGATCGTACACAAGCTGCCTTATACGCAGTAAAGCATGGGGAAAACTAG
- a CDS encoding GAF domain-containing sensor histidine kinase — MHRLEALKEIAELLNEATNLQEMLGKVLHTLLQVMNLQTGWIFFIDESGKHRMLVDQNLPPALTWQEKKPMCEGDCWCVERFVNGRLEKATNIIECKRIEDAIECNWGETEDVTHHATIPLRSGSEKFGLLNVASPHKTHFSEEELALLEAIAFQIGTTIQRIQLVEKERKYVVVAERNRLARDLHDSVKQLLFSIMLTAKGTLNMTKDRDLQEMLSYIGELSQEALQEMTLLIWQLRPEGLEKGLAEAIQNYGKLLGIQVEVRIDGMVLIEDEIEEVLWRISQEALHNCKKHASCEKVCVHLRIENNKLHFYIEDNGIGFIQDQVRESALGLKSMKERIELMRGIFRIKAEPEKGTKIEIQLPV; from the coding sequence ATGCATCGTTTAGAGGCATTAAAAGAAATTGCTGAGTTACTAAATGAAGCAACAAACTTACAGGAAATGTTAGGAAAAGTATTACATACATTATTACAAGTTATGAATTTACAAACAGGGTGGATATTCTTTATTGATGAAAGTGGAAAGCATCGTATGCTTGTAGACCAAAACTTACCCCCAGCTCTTACATGGCAGGAAAAGAAGCCGATGTGTGAAGGCGATTGTTGGTGTGTAGAACGTTTTGTGAATGGAAGATTGGAAAAAGCAACAAATATTATTGAATGTAAACGAATAGAGGATGCGATTGAATGTAATTGGGGCGAGACAGAAGATGTTACACATCATGCGACAATCCCGCTAAGATCTGGATCAGAGAAATTTGGTCTATTAAATGTAGCCTCGCCTCATAAAACACATTTTTCAGAGGAGGAGTTAGCGTTATTAGAAGCGATTGCATTTCAAATTGGAACGACAATACAACGTATTCAATTAGTTGAGAAAGAACGAAAATATGTAGTTGTAGCTGAAAGAAATCGATTGGCTCGTGATTTACATGATTCTGTTAAACAATTGTTATTTTCAATTATGCTAACAGCGAAAGGGACTCTAAATATGACGAAGGATAGAGACTTGCAAGAGATGTTAAGTTATATTGGAGAATTATCACAGGAAGCATTACAAGAGATGACACTTTTGATTTGGCAATTAAGGCCTGAAGGATTAGAGAAAGGTTTAGCAGAAGCGATTCAAAATTACGGAAAACTGTTAGGGATTCAAGTGGAAGTTCGAATTGATGGAATGGTTTTAATTGAAGATGAAATAGAAGAAGTTTTATGGCGTATAAGCCAAGAGGCATTACATAATTGTAAAAAACATGCCTCATGTGAAAAAGTATGTGTTCATTTAAGGATAGAAAATAATAAGTTGCATTTTTACATAGAAGATAACGGAATAGGATTTATACAGGATCAAGTAAGAGAGTCAGCACTTGGCTTGAAAAGCATGAAAGAACGAATTGAATTAATGAGGGGAATTTTTCGAATAAAAGCAGAACCGGAAAAGGGGACAAAGATAGAAATTCAATTACCGGTTTGA
- a CDS encoding mechanosensitive ion channel family protein: MSLLTYTEEFFNYVREFLLLRFLLFALVLIIISFVINRIIDWFFRKSSFFDEEVEQTIQSVIRSIFRYIIIISLIIYLISQFVDIKSIIAGAGIAGVVIGFAAQQMLKDVILGFARLADKEFRVGDFVTFNGTNSGTIEEISIRFMQIREWSGKLLTIPHGEIRTIQNFNKGWMRVIERITVSYQEDPTRVKELLEEVCVICNEKLDQGLYRVDDEAVEPFKYVGVTDLNPNLKYVGYEFCITGLIKPEDYFETSRQVRFELMSIFHKNQVQMPAANMFVNTESLQNIHVGQSLSDS, encoded by the coding sequence ATGAGTTTATTAACGTATACTGAAGAGTTTTTTAATTATGTAAGGGAATTTTTACTTTTAAGGTTTTTACTATTTGCTTTAGTTCTTATCATTATTTCTTTTGTTATAAATCGCATTATTGATTGGTTTTTTAGAAAATCAAGCTTTTTTGATGAAGAGGTAGAGCAGACAATTCAAAGTGTAATTCGATCTATTTTTAGGTATATCATTATCATCAGTCTTATCATATATTTAATTAGTCAATTTGTAGATATAAAAAGTATTATTGCAGGTGCAGGGATAGCGGGAGTTGTCATCGGTTTTGCTGCACAACAGATGCTAAAAGATGTAATATTAGGCTTTGCAAGATTAGCGGACAAAGAGTTCCGTGTTGGCGATTTTGTTACTTTTAACGGAACAAATTCAGGAACCATTGAGGAAATTAGTATTCGTTTTATGCAAATTCGTGAATGGTCAGGAAAACTCCTTACCATACCACACGGAGAGATTAGAACGATACAAAATTTTAATAAAGGATGGATGCGAGTTATTGAACGCATCACGGTAAGTTATCAGGAAGATCCTACAAGAGTTAAGGAATTGTTAGAAGAAGTGTGTGTTATTTGTAATGAAAAATTGGATCAAGGTCTTTATAGAGTAGATGATGAAGCTGTTGAACCATTTAAATATGTTGGAGTTACAGACTTAAATCCTAATCTTAAATATGTTGGATATGAATTTTGTATTACAGGTTTGATTAAACCGGAAGATTATTTTGAAACTTCTAGACAAGTAAGATTTGAATTAATGTCTATTTTTCATAAAAATCAAGTGCAAATGCCAGCAGCGAATATGTTCGTTAACACTGAAAGTTTACAGAATATCCATGTGGGACAATCTTTATCAGACAGTTAA
- a CDS encoding cysteine hydrolase family protein translates to MKRALINIDYTYDFVAEKGALTCGKPGQEIEKELVSVTKQFIEKGDYVVFAIDKHEDNDVYHPEAKLFPPHNIAGTNGRDLFGELQDVCEKYKNAENVYYMDKTRYSAFAGTDLEMKLRERGIEEVHLIGVCTDICVLHTAVDAYNKGFQIVVYEKAVASFNAQGHEYALGHFKSCLNAEVK, encoded by the coding sequence ATGAAAAGAGCTCTTATAAATATTGATTATACATATGATTTTGTAGCTGAAAAAGGTGCTTTAACATGCGGGAAACCAGGTCAAGAAATTGAGAAGGAACTTGTAAGTGTAACGAAACAATTTATTGAAAAAGGTGATTACGTAGTATTTGCGATCGATAAACATGAAGACAATGATGTATATCATCCAGAAGCGAAATTGTTTCCACCTCATAATATAGCAGGTACAAATGGAAGAGACTTATTTGGTGAATTACAAGATGTATGCGAGAAATATAAAAATGCAGAGAATGTATACTATATGGACAAAACACGTTACAGTGCTTTTGCAGGAACGGATCTAGAAATGAAGCTAAGAGAAAGAGGAATAGAGGAAGTGCATCTTATAGGTGTATGTACAGATATTTGCGTCCTTCATACAGCAGTAGATGCTTATAACAAAGGGTTTCAAATTGTGGTTTATGAAAAAGCAGTAGCATCTTTTAATGCGCAAGGGCATGAATATGCACTTGGACATTTTAAATCTTGTTTAAATGCAGAAGTGAAGTGA
- a CDS encoding nitroreductase family protein — translation MNYEDFKEVIHGRRSVRKFTEQEVSTSDIKEIIDCARYAPSDTNSQTWEFLVIMNREKIKEIEQMTWDALHKLAAKAAENGEEKAGKLLTRSFGPYATAFSEAPVLIVCLATPYESKFREKIFDPIAFVPDSVWEEEGIKSSCLAAQNLMLAAYARGLGTCPMTGPVLLAQDELRQYLQIEPQKQINMVISLGFPKDKPKKLSRKEVDEITTFIF, via the coding sequence ATGAATTATGAAGATTTTAAAGAAGTAATTCACGGTAGACGAAGTGTTAGAAAGTTTACAGAACAAGAAGTATCCACTAGTGATATAAAAGAAATTATTGATTGTGCTCGTTATGCACCGAGTGATACGAACTCACAAACGTGGGAGTTCTTGGTCATTATGAACCGAGAGAAAATTAAAGAAATTGAACAAATGACATGGGATGCATTACATAAACTTGCAGCAAAAGCAGCAGAAAATGGAGAAGAGAAAGCAGGGAAATTGCTTACACGTTCTTTCGGTCCATATGCGACAGCTTTCTCTGAGGCGCCAGTATTAATCGTATGTTTGGCAACACCATATGAATCAAAGTTTCGTGAAAAGATATTTGATCCAATTGCCTTCGTTCCGGATTCAGTATGGGAAGAGGAAGGAATTAAGAGTAGCTGTTTAGCAGCACAAAACTTAATGTTGGCTGCATATGCGAGAGGACTGGGTACTTGTCCAATGACAGGACCTGTATTATTAGCTCAAGATGAACTGCGACAATATTTACAAATTGAGCCTCAAAAACAAATTAATATGGTAATTTCACTCGGGTTTCCGAAAGATAAGCCGAAGAAACTTTCTCGAAAAGAAGTTGATGAGATTACAACATTTATTTTCTAA
- the dat gene encoding D-amino-acid transaminase, producing the protein MKATHKDWILFNGRIVNTKEEQPMVALEERGLQFGDGIYEVFRLYDGKPHLLDLHLERFFKSMREINIVPPFTKEELVEELHQMIERNQFQEDGNVYLQISRGDQARNHVYEKDLQPTYFANIVLFPRPTATMEQGIKVTVEEDIRWKFCHIKSLNLLPNIMIKNKINEQGYQEAILVRDGVVTEGCHSNFFMVKNNKLITHPADNFILHGITRHYVITLAKALHIEVEEREFSLQEVYEADECFFTATPLEIFPVVQIGDEKFGSGERGPITKKLQVAYEESISLFKVTN; encoded by the coding sequence ATGAAAGCTACTCATAAAGATTGGATTTTGTTTAACGGAAGAATTGTAAATACGAAAGAAGAACAGCCGATGGTTGCGTTGGAAGAGCGAGGACTCCAATTTGGTGATGGCATATATGAAGTATTTAGGCTATACGATGGGAAGCCTCATTTATTAGACTTACATTTGGAACGCTTTTTTAAATCTATGAGGGAAATAAATATTGTTCCGCCGTTTACAAAGGAAGAGTTAGTTGAAGAACTTCATCAAATGATTGAAAGAAATCAATTTCAAGAGGATGGGAATGTGTATCTTCAAATATCACGTGGAGATCAAGCTCGAAATCATGTGTATGAAAAAGATTTACAGCCAACATATTTTGCGAATATTGTTTTGTTTCCAAGACCTACCGCTACTATGGAACAAGGAATAAAGGTTACTGTAGAAGAGGATATACGCTGGAAGTTCTGTCATATAAAATCTTTAAACCTTCTACCTAATATCATGATTAAAAATAAAATAAACGAGCAAGGGTATCAAGAAGCGATATTAGTACGAGATGGAGTTGTAACAGAGGGGTGTCATTCGAATTTCTTTATGGTGAAAAATAATAAATTAATTACACATCCGGCCGATAATTTCATTCTACATGGCATTACTCGTCACTACGTTATTACATTAGCGAAAGCTTTACATATTGAAGTAGAAGAGCGTGAATTCTCATTGCAAGAAGTATACGAGGCTGACGAATGTTTCTTTACAGCGACACCACTTGAAATATTCCCTGTTGTTCAAATTGGTGATGAGAAGTTTGGAAGCGGAGAAAGAGGACCAATTACGAAAAAACTACAAGTTGCATATGAAGAAAGTATTAGTTTGTTTAAAGTGACAAATTAA
- a CDS encoding ABC transporter substrate-binding protein: MVHSKKIFMFCIMILMVIIAGCSKEEKKENDTSAKAKDSYTVKHAMGETTVNGTPKKVVVLTNEGAEALLAVGVTPVGTTKPRAGDEWYPHLAKDLKDTKVVGTERDINLEAVMKLKPDLIIGNKMRHEKIYEQLNEIAPTVYAETLRGDWKENFTLYTKAVNKEKEGQKALEDYKKRIEGMKEKLGDKLNSKVSIIRFVPGDVRIYQKNSFSGAVLNDIGFKRPPLQDKDEFAIKGITKEQIPNMDGDYIFYFTSDKDADKNNEGTTLAKEWTEDPLFKQLQASKDNKVFQVDEVIWNTAGGIKAANLMLDDIEKYFLK; encoded by the coding sequence ATGGTACATAGTAAAAAAATATTTATGTTCTGCATTATGATACTTATGGTAATAATCGCAGGGTGTAGCAAAGAAGAGAAAAAAGAAAATGATACATCGGCTAAAGCAAAAGATTCGTATACTGTAAAGCATGCAATGGGTGAAACAACAGTAAATGGTACACCTAAAAAAGTAGTTGTTTTAACAAATGAGGGTGCGGAGGCGCTTTTAGCTGTCGGAGTAACACCAGTTGGAACTACAAAACCACGTGCTGGTGATGAATGGTATCCTCATTTAGCGAAAGATTTAAAAGATACGAAAGTTGTAGGTACTGAGCGTGATATTAATTTAGAGGCAGTTATGAAGCTTAAGCCAGATTTAATTATCGGGAATAAAATGCGTCATGAAAAAATATATGAGCAATTGAACGAAATAGCGCCAACTGTGTACGCTGAAACATTGCGCGGGGATTGGAAAGAAAACTTTACACTCTATACAAAAGCTGTAAATAAAGAAAAAGAAGGGCAAAAGGCTCTTGAAGATTATAAAAAACGTATTGAAGGAATGAAAGAGAAGTTAGGAGATAAATTGAATTCTAAAGTTTCTATTATTCGCTTCGTACCAGGTGACGTTCGTATTTATCAGAAAAACTCATTCTCAGGTGCTGTTTTAAATGATATTGGATTTAAGCGACCACCACTACAAGATAAAGATGAGTTTGCGATAAAAGGAATTACAAAAGAGCAAATTCCGAATATGGATGGGGACTACATATTCTACTTCACATCTGATAAAGATGCGGATAAGAATAACGAAGGAACCACGTTAGCAAAAGAATGGACAGAAGACCCACTCTTTAAGCAGCTGCAGGCTTCTAAAGACAATAAAGTATTCCAAGTGGATGAAGTAATTTGGAATACAGCAGGCGGTATTAAAGCTGCAAACTTAATGCTAGATGATATTGAAAAATATTTTTTGAAATAA
- a CDS encoding N-acetylmuramoyl-L-alanine amidase, whose protein sequence is MKLVIDAGHGGYDSGAVGNGLVEKELTLQIARRVRDILSANYPINIKMTRDSDVFISLSERANIANSFGADYFISFHINSGGGTGFESYIYNALSNSSSAYEKQQKMHAAVNPVLTKYGLRDRGAKKANYAVLRETAMDAILTETAFIDTTFDANLLKNPQFIEDLSQAYANGIAAIFGVAPNPNPPNPQPTPQTKGIAYILGKNVNLRSGPSTSSSVIRQLNAPESYVVYQESNGWLDLGNGQWVYNDPSYINFVKTSNSDGSPIGVAYIQGTNVNLRSGPSTSSSVIRKLNNPESYLVYINQNGWLNLGGNQWVYNDPSYIKYNQY, encoded by the coding sequence ATGAAACTTGTTATAGACGCAGGGCATGGTGGATATGATTCTGGTGCTGTTGGTAATGGGTTAGTGGAAAAAGAGTTAACACTTCAAATTGCTAGACGTGTGCGAGATATTTTATCTGCAAATTATCCAATCAATATTAAAATGACACGTGATAGTGATGTGTTTATCTCTTTATCAGAACGTGCTAATATTGCTAATTCATTTGGTGCAGATTATTTTATCTCATTTCACATTAATAGTGGCGGTGGAACTGGATTTGAAAGTTATATTTACAACGCGCTATCTAATAGTAGTTCCGCATATGAAAAGCAACAAAAAATGCATGCAGCAGTCAATCCTGTATTAACAAAATACGGTCTTCGTGACCGAGGAGCCAAAAAAGCAAATTATGCGGTACTAAGAGAGACTGCAATGGATGCAATTTTAACAGAGACTGCCTTTATTGATACAACGTTTGATGCTAATTTATTGAAAAATCCACAATTTATCGAAGATCTAAGCCAAGCGTATGCAAACGGAATAGCAGCTATTTTTGGAGTAGCTCCAAATCCGAATCCTCCAAATCCACAACCAACACCACAAACGAAGGGGATTGCCTATATACTTGGGAAAAATGTGAATTTAAGAAGTGGCCCATCAACGTCTTCTTCAGTTATTCGTCAACTAAACGCCCCAGAATCGTATGTCGTATATCAGGAAAGTAACGGATGGTTAGACTTAGGAAATGGACAATGGGTGTATAATGACCCTTCGTACATTAATTTTGTAAAGACGAGCAATAGTGATGGAAGTCCAATTGGTGTCGCTTATATACAAGGAACGAATGTGAACTTAAGAAGTGGTCCATCAACATCTTCTTCAGTTATTCGTAAATTAAATAATCCAGAATCTTATTTAGTATATATTAATCAAAACGGTTGGTTGAACCTTGGTGGAAATCAATGGGTGTATAATGATCCATCATATATTAAATATAATCAATATTAG
- a CDS encoding GNAT family N-acetyltransferase: protein MITFEKVNTENESAVKEMFHSHSLDEKKVQYCVKVDDTYIGVIDYSVQEESAILSQLIIHFDYQGYGYGTNTYFTFEEMMKQRNVKEIKVLQEMFTEQAKSFIEGSGFIEENGIYVKKI from the coding sequence ATGATTACGTTTGAGAAAGTAAATACAGAAAATGAAAGCGCTGTAAAAGAAATGTTTCACTCACACAGCTTAGATGAGAAAAAGGTTCAGTATTGTGTAAAGGTTGATGATACATATATTGGCGTAATAGATTATAGCGTTCAAGAAGAGAGTGCTATTTTGTCACAGTTAATTATTCATTTTGATTATCAAGGTTATGGATACGGGACAAATACGTATTTTACATTTGAAGAAATGATGAAACAGAGAAATGTGAAAGAAATAAAAGTATTGCAAGAGATGTTTACGGAACAAGCTAAATCTTTCATAGAGGGATCTGGTTTTATTGAGGAAAATGGAATATATGTAAAGAAAATATAG